The following is a genomic window from Syntrophaceae bacterium.
GGCCTTCTGCTCGGGAGGCGATCTGAAGCTCTTTCGCGAGAAGATGGATCCCCACCCGCAGGACATCGTCCGGCAGCTCATCAAGGTCTTCAACGTGATCATCATGGGCATCCGGCAGATGCCGAAGCCCGTCGTGGCCGTCGTCAACGGGCCCGTCGGGGGAGGGGGGGTTCAGCCTGGCAGCGGCCTGCGACATCCGGGTCGCGGCCCGCTCGGCCATATTCCGCCAGGCTTACACGAGCATCAGTCTCGTCCCCGACGGTGCATGGACCCTTGTGGTGCCCATGCTGATCGGGTTCGGAAAAGCCACGGAGCTCGTCCTCCTCGATCCCGTTCTCTCGGCGCAGGAGGCGATGGAATGGGGCCTGGTGAACCGGGTGGTCGATGACGCCGATCTCTGGAGGGAGGCCGGCGAGATCATCGCGAAGCTTGCCGCCGGCCCGACGCGTGCCTTCGCGATCGCCAAGGAGAACCTCAACAACGCCATGCTTGGCCTCCTGTACCGGCAGCTGGAGCTGGAGCGCTCGGGAATGATCGCCGCGGCC
Proteins encoded in this region:
- a CDS encoding enoyl-CoA hydratase/isomerase family protein — protein: MDFQNIRFERDGAVATIRLNRPKNFNAIDFGLGNDLARALEMCHDDDGIRVVAITGEGKAFCSGGDLKLFREKMDPHPQDIVRQLIKVFNVIIMGIRQMPKPVVAVVNGPVGGGGVQPGSGLRHPGRGPLGHIPPGLHEHQSRPRRCMDPCGAHADRVRKSHGARPPRSRSLGAGGDGMGPGEPGGR